In Anaerolineales bacterium, the following proteins share a genomic window:
- a CDS encoding MBL fold metallo-hydrolase, protein MRINFHGAAHTVTGSQHLLEINEHRLLLDCGLYQGRRDESYARNLNFSYDPRSVDAVILSHAHIDHCGNLPNLVKKGYEGPIYATHATVDLATIMMADSGRIQESDAEFVNRKKSERGESLIEPLYTEADARQAASLFRGVNYSQSFEPIPGVTVKFVEAGHILGSAAISLEIEEKGRKIRFWFSGDIGRYGLPLLRDPILPEPVDYLLMECTYGDKRHHDPSEAFDEFRDVVRRTIKRGGKVIIPAFAVGRTQELVYNLNMMMHDGDVPRVPVFVDSPLAVNASEVFMRHPEVFDAETRKFVEEARHPALDFKMLTYTHSVEESKALNKRTDPMVIISASGMAETGRILHHLRNNIEDSKNTVCIVSWQAPYTLGRRIADREKQIKIFGEPYTVNAEVATIGGLSGHAGQDLLIKYATTVKKAVKKVYLVHGEEKGAKPLMEKLAEQNMHDVFYPDLHDSDEI, encoded by the coding sequence ATGCGAATTAATTTTCACGGCGCGGCGCATACGGTAACAGGTAGTCAGCATTTGTTGGAGATCAATGAGCATCGTCTTCTTTTGGATTGTGGGTTGTATCAGGGGCGCAGGGACGAATCATATGCTCGCAACTTGAATTTTTCATACGATCCTCGGAGCGTGGACGCGGTCATTCTTTCTCACGCGCATATTGATCATTGCGGGAATCTGCCGAACCTTGTGAAAAAAGGCTATGAAGGTCCGATCTATGCGACGCACGCGACGGTTGATCTGGCGACGATCATGATGGCTGATTCGGGGCGGATTCAAGAATCGGATGCGGAGTTTGTGAATCGAAAGAAATCGGAGCGCGGCGAGTCGTTGATCGAGCCGTTGTATACCGAGGCAGACGCTCGGCAAGCCGCCAGTCTTTTTCGCGGCGTGAATTATAGCCAGTCGTTTGAGCCGATTCCCGGCGTGACTGTGAAATTTGTGGAGGCGGGTCATATTCTTGGTTCGGCGGCTATTTCACTGGAGATCGAGGAAAAGGGGAGGAAGATCCGCTTCTGGTTTTCAGGGGATATTGGTCGCTATGGTTTGCCTTTGTTGCGCGACCCGATCTTGCCGGAGCCGGTGGATTATCTGTTGATGGAATGTACCTATGGCGATAAGCGGCATCACGATCCGAGCGAGGCGTTTGATGAATTTCGCGACGTGGTTCGACGGACGATCAAGCGCGGCGGCAAGGTGATTATCCCTGCCTTTGCAGTGGGGCGCACGCAGGAACTGGTCTATAACCTAAACATGATGATGCACGACGGCGACGTGCCGCGCGTGCCTGTCTTTGTGGATAGTCCGCTGGCGGTGAACGCCTCGGAAGTGTTTATGCGTCACCCGGAAGTTTTCGATGCAGAGACGCGCAAATTCGTTGAGGAAGCGCGGCATCCCGCGTTGGATTTCAAGATGCTGACGTATACTCATTCTGTCGAGGAATCGAAGGCATTGAATAAGCGCACCGATCCGATGGTGATCATCTCCGCTTCGGGTATGGCGGAGACGGGGCGCATTCTACATCATCTTCGCAACAATATCGAAGACTCGAAGAACACGGTCTGCATCGTTTCGTGGCAGGCGCCGTACACGCTGGGGCGTCGAATCGCCGACCGGGAGAAGCAGATCAAAATTTTCGGAGAACCGTACACGGTCAACGCGGAGGTGGCGACGATCGGCGGCTTGTCCGGTCACGCGGGGCAAGATTTGTTGATCAAGTACGCGACCACGGTGAAGAAGGCTGTGAAAAAAGTGTATCTTGTGCATGGCGAGGAAAAGGGAGCCAAGCCGTTGATGGAAAAATTAGCCGAGCAGAACATGCACGATGTGTTTTACCCCGACCTGCATGACAGCGATGAAATCTGA
- a CDS encoding GNAT family N-acetyltransferase, producing MEILPASLLDLNALRKLERLCFDKDAWSLLDLIAVLSWPDVFRIKAVDDSQMIGFAAGETRHPHGEAWIATLAVDPRFQRRGIGRALLRRCESQIQARRMKLTVRVSNLGAISLYEREGYRTTDIWRGYYKDGEDGLVMEKSL from the coding sequence GTGGAGATTCTTCCCGCCTCGCTCCTCGATTTGAACGCTCTGCGTAAACTCGAACGTCTCTGCTTTGACAAGGACGCCTGGTCGTTGCTTGACTTGATCGCTGTCCTTTCGTGGCCCGACGTGTTTCGGATCAAGGCTGTGGATGACAGCCAGATGATCGGATTTGCGGCAGGCGAGACGCGTCATCCTCACGGGGAGGCTTGGATCGCCACCCTTGCAGTTGATCCACGCTTTCAGCGGCGCGGCATTGGGCGGGCGTTGTTACGAAGGTGCGAATCGCAAATCCAAGCAAGGAGGATGAAACTTACGGTCCGCGTTTCCAATCTCGGCGCGATATCGTTGTACGAACGTGAAGGCTATCGCACAACAGACATCTGGCGGGGATATTACAAAGATGGGGAAGATGGATTGGTGATGGAGAAATCGTTGTAA
- a CDS encoding ribonuclease D codes for MTELLAPPVWVNTNQLFQAMLKDVSAQPRVAVDTESNSLHAYRERVCLIQFSTPRHDYVVDPFAVSDLSPLAPIFKSPKIEKVFHASEYDLICLRRDYGFEFINLFDTMHAARVLGYPAVGLDTLLAEKFQLKMDKRHQKADWGARPLTPAQINYARQDTHYLFILRDLLEAELREKGRWELALEDFARGCKVEDTREKLNGSSWKRFSARKEVSLRDLTILSELCHSRDAIAEKLDRPPFKVIDDNLLLEIAKRAPEKDVDLADIGLSQKQIRLWGGAMIAAAKRGAANPLVKLEQPKRPSDAVLKRLEKLKNWRKKIAQESKVESDIILPKMYVGMFAENPPQTLRELEAAMVDSPWRFRSYGAQILSLFGG; via the coding sequence ATGACCGAGTTGCTTGCTCCTCCTGTCTGGGTCAACACAAACCAGTTATTTCAAGCCATGCTGAAAGATGTATCCGCACAGCCGCGCGTGGCGGTCGACACCGAATCCAATAGCCTGCACGCGTATCGCGAACGCGTGTGCCTGATACAATTTTCTACGCCGCGCCATGATTATGTGGTAGATCCCTTTGCGGTCTCCGATCTTAGCCCGCTGGCTCCAATTTTCAAGAGCCCAAAAATCGAGAAGGTCTTCCATGCCTCTGAATATGATTTGATCTGCCTGCGTCGCGATTACGGGTTTGAATTTATCAACCTGTTCGATACGATGCATGCGGCGCGCGTCTTGGGTTATCCCGCAGTCGGATTGGACACCTTGTTGGCGGAAAAATTCCAGTTGAAGATGGACAAGCGGCATCAAAAAGCGGATTGGGGCGCCAGGCCGTTGACGCCCGCGCAAATCAATTATGCGCGGCAAGATACGCATTATCTATTTATCCTACGCGATTTGCTTGAGGCTGAACTGCGCGAAAAAGGCCGCTGGGAACTCGCCCTCGAAGACTTCGCGCGTGGTTGCAAGGTGGAAGATACGCGGGAGAAACTCAACGGTTCCTCTTGGAAAAGGTTTAGCGCTCGCAAGGAAGTAAGTTTGCGCGACTTGACTATCCTTTCGGAGTTGTGCCACAGCCGGGATGCCATCGCTGAGAAGTTGGATCGTCCGCCGTTCAAGGTCATTGACGATAATCTTTTGCTGGAGATCGCAAAAAGGGCGCCGGAGAAAGACGTTGACCTTGCGGATATTGGACTCAGCCAAAAGCAGATCCGTTTGTGGGGTGGGGCGATGATCGCGGCGGCGAAGCGCGGGGCGGCGAATCCGCTGGTGAAACTGGAGCAGCCAAAACGTCCGAGTGACGCGGTGTTGAAACGTCTCGAAAAATTGAAGAATTGGCGAAAAAAAATCGCTCAGGAGTCGAAGGTTGAGTCGGATATCATTTTGCCGAAGATGTATGTAGGCATGTTTGCAGAAAATCCGCCGCAGACGTTGCGTGAACTTGAAGCGGCGATGGTCGATTCGCCGTGGCGGTTCCGTTCGTACGGCGCACAAATTTTGAGTTTGTTTGGAGGCTGA